The nucleotide window ACCTGAAACCATCGTCCATTCATATGCAAACACCTCTATCTTTGGTATGATTATTATAAACTAACGGTAGTTAGTCTAACACGCAATAATGGGTTTGGCAATCGATTGGTATTAAAGGAGAGGGAAAAATGGCAACAAATACGAGAGAAAAAATAATCCGTGCGGCACTTTCTTCATTTGCCACCCGTGGCTATGAAGGGACGACGCTCGCCCAAATTTCAGGTATGGTTGGAATTCAAAAACCGTCGCTGTACAATCATTTTCCCGGAAAAGCGACATTATTTTTAACAGTGGCTGAAAAAGTATTGAGTGAGATGCTGGAAGTGATGACGGACAGTTGGGAAAAACACAAAGATGAAAAAATAGAAAAAAGATTATATCTAGTATTAAAGGAAAGTACATCTTTTATTATTCGGGAACACGAAGGGATGATTTATAGACGCTTGCTGCTATTTCCACCGACAGGCCTTGAAAAAGAATTGCAAACGTTAGTTCAGCACGGGGATCAAACCATCGATCAGCTATTGCAAGTGATTTATGACCGAGCGGAATGTGAAGAGGCACTCCATCATCTACCTTTCGCTATGTTCAGGGCATCCTTTTATTGTTTAATGGACGGTTTGTTTATGGAAAGCATTATCTATGGGGGAGAAGAGTTTCGAGTGCGTTTTGAAGGATCATGGAGCGTATTTTGGAGAGGAATATCTGTTGGGCAGTAGATGCCTCCGGTTCATGGCACCCGAATACGGGAGCCAGCAAACAACCGACATGGCAGATCAGGAGAATGTCCTTATGGTAACTTGAAAAACGCCCGCCAACCATTGTAGGCTTAAGCTAACATAAACGGGGCAGGTGTTGCAGGTTGCAGAAAAAAACAGTGCTAATCACTGGGGCGTCAAACGGTATCGGCCGAGAGTATTCCTATTTTTTTGCGGAAAAAGGATATAATGTAATCCTGGTTTCCCGTTCAAAAAACAAGTTGGATCAGTTGGCAACAGATCTTCAAAAGCGATACAACGTCGATGTAACCGTGATTGTCCAAGACTTAAGTGAAGAGTGGTCTGCTAAGTATGTATACGAAAAAGTAACGGAAAAAAATCTCGGCGTTGATATGCTAGTCAATAATGCCGGTTTTGGGACGACAG belongs to Salicibibacter cibi and includes:
- a CDS encoding TetR/AcrR family transcriptional regulator, with the protein product MATNTREKIIRAALSSFATRGYEGTTLAQISGMVGIQKPSLYNHFPGKATLFLTVAEKVLSEMLEVMTDSWEKHKDEKIEKRLYLVLKESTSFIIREHEGMIYRRLLLFPPTGLEKELQTLVQHGDQTIDQLLQVIYDRAECEEALHHLPFAMFRASFYCLMDGLFMESIIYGGEEFRVRFEGSWSVFWRGISVGQ